tactccgtacatgtacatgccatTTGCTGCCTGGAAGCATTGACGAGACCCAGGGTAGGCGTCCAGCAGTCGACTGGTCTGGAAGCATTCTTGGTATTTAAGTGAAATAAATTTAGGTGCCCTTTTGCTACTAAGGATAGCCTTAAAATGACTACAAAGACTCCCATGCTTTTATCCGTTGTTCCATACAGCGACCGGAATGCACGAGCCAAATCGCTTCTCTACCTACCAAGCACCTTAGCTACCCACCCAACATTAGACAAATATCGCCCACCTTCACGTTTGGATTTGGCCACTCTCGTCACTTCACATCAAAACCACACGCCAAATCGACAAAGATATCACCAAGGGTAAAAACGCCCATGAGAACACAAGGATGAAGTGTCCAACATCACTGACTCAGCCGGCGTAGTTGGCAGAGTGCATGAAACCAGATTTCAACCGCACTACTCCCTGACAGGGAAGGAGccaaagagagaaaagagcCATAAGAGTCACGCCAGACAGTGGCAactgccgacatggagcacccacaaggtcaaggtcatGCATACGTGTGTTCAACACACCTGGACAAAACAATATATCTGTAAACAAGAAGACCCTCATTTCATCTATGATAGCCCACCAAAGCCACCGATATATCTCAGCCAACACTAACAACGCCCCTGTGCCATAAAACCATTGTGCTCAGTAGACACACTCTCTCCCTCCCAAAGTTGGACATGACCCAGTCAAGCAACACCACGGATAATCCAGTCTACTTCTGGCGAGATGCTGATACAGAGACCGGATGGCTTTCACAATGGTACTACTGTCCTTTCACGGACGACAAGAACCCAAAAATAGTATACGAAACTGCCGAACAGTCCGTCTCCCCGGCGCGGACTCTCCACCCTACGCGAAAGATGTGCTAATTACTTCTCAAGTTACATGATGTATCATAAGGCTCTTTTGTTTAACGACCAGGCCGTGGCAGCCCAAGTTCTGGCCGCCGGCCATCCACGAAACGCAAAAGCCCTAGGCCGCCAAGTTCAGAACTTCTCAGACGAGACATGGAAAAAGCACAGGACGGCCATCGTTCGGCAGGGAAACCTCCTGAAGTTCACAGCAGCAGTTACAGAGAAAGGTTTTCGAAAGGGCACGGGCAACAACGCACCACTGATCGATGGCAGCTTGCGCGAGATGCTCCTCGCAACCGGCACCCGCGAGCTTGTAGAGGCCAGCCCGTCCGATAAGATCTGGGGGATCGGCTGCAAGGCAGCAGATGCAGAACGCCGTAGGGCCTATTGGGGTCTCAACTTGCTGGGCAAAGCCTTGATGGAGGTGAGGTCGTTACTGAGAGAGCAGACGCCACAGACGTGAGCCCTTCTGCAACAATTTGTCTGTGTTGGCGAGCATGCATTGCTATTCAGAGATGGAACCAGAAAGAGCTTGTTTTTTGATGTGCGCTATGTGAAAGAAACTATGTATGGATTCCCTGTTATTGCTGTGTCGACTACTTGTCTAACACACGACCTGCTAATTAGATGACGTACTTTGTGTTATACTTTTGTTCTTGGATATGCGGAAACATCCCTTTCTATGCCGAATACCTTCTATACCTAGTCATACATGTATACACGTCTTGCTCCCAGGCAAGACTAACAGAGCGGTGTTGTATCATCTTTCCATGACATTGGCTCTCGCCATAGTCACTGCTCTGTCCGAAGCCATTTTCACCGAATACTCTCTTTTCAGGCCATCGGTCCCCCCATGCTTTCCCCAGGGTATTAGAAAAACCTGGTACGTTGCGCGTAGGCAACAAAAATAATATACAAGATGTGACATGAATTTGCAAACTCCATCCCTTATGCCGAGAATCGGAAACAAAACTGTGGCCGGATCTGCTGCAACTCGTACCGACTTCATTTTAATGCCACTCCCTTCCGCTCTTTTGCATTTCAATCAAACGCCAACCTCGGGTTTCGGGATTGTTTACGTCTTCCGGAACTCGAGTAATGCCGATAGCGTATGTAACCAGCTGCACCTTGTCTTCCATCCCCGCAGCAAGCTCATTGGACTTTGCATTGCGATACACATGGACCTCTTGGGTGCGGCAAGTGATAATAAACACAGGCACCTCACCAGGATCGAGCATTCTGGCTCGGAGAATATCAACATTTCGAATATCAAGGATGCGGCCGTCAGACTTCATGCCCGCCTGAAGATACTGCTTAGTCAACGCCTCATAGACTGAAAATTGTGCCGCTGACAGCCatagcttcaatgtttccgTATCACCCTTGACATATGCATCAAGAACTTCTGGGAGGATATATTCTCGGAGTTCTTGCAGGAAGGGCTCGACCTGGAAGGCGGGATCCATGGATCGGAACTTCTTGATCACCAAGGCAGTCTCGTTCTCGGCAAAGAAACCTCCAATTCGGTCAGTTATGCTTCGAGCGGTTGATACCAGAGGATTCTCAGATTCCTCATATCGGCCTTTCATGGTAAAAATTCCCTGGACGAACTTGTTGCTGTCGCGGAAATCTCTCCAAGCCTCCTTCCAAGCGGCGTCTTTGTGAAGCGTGATATTAGTTCCCGCACTAGTTTACATTGATACGTCAGTAATTAAACAGCCAAGTGTCAAGAGTGAATGTGTAAGCTTCTTACTTTGGATCTTCCTCCATTACTTGAGAAGAGGCACCATTTTGCTGTTCCATCATTgctctcctcttcctgcgctcctccttctccaccCATCCGCCATATCTGGAGGAGCTTCCGTCGTCGATAACATTCTTCACATTTTGGTAGGCTTCGGTGTCGCGGAtgggcttggtggctttGTCCACAGCATCGCCCGTGACATTGGCTGCCTTTCGGACACCCTTCATTACCGAGGTATCCCAGGTCCAAGAAGCACCCTTTCCAATCGCCCCAGCGGTGGATTTAACAGCCTTAGCGGTGGTGGATGTAATGGCACCAGTCGACTTTTCATAAGCCTCACGAGCCCGGCGAACCGATTCGCTCTCAGTAAATTGATGGGCAGCGGCGCCGATCTGCTTTGTTGATTCATTCCATTCTTTCGATGCTTGAAACTCGGTGTTCATAGTTTCCATGAATACCTGCCAGGGAGTTTTGTCGCCgtgaggcggcggcggaggcatatcttccttcttttcttttccatcTTCCTTGTTCTGTGACTGTTCGCCATTGTCGCCTTCGTCAGACTTCTTTGATTGTTCTTCATCAGGCTTGGTTTCCGATTCGGATTCCTTGGCGCCGGCTGAAGCAGATTTGGCCGAGTCTTTACCAGGCTTCTCATCTTGCAAACTCCTTCTGGTCACATGGAACTGTCGGCGCTGCGAAATGGCGATTGGGACAACCCGAATATTGGATGGATGAAACTGAGATCGAAGAGGAGAAAGGACAACATTCGTAGTATTTATCTTCTGATTCGCACTCCATGTGGCGAGTCGGGAAGTCTGAGAAAGATGAGAGGCTAGCCTCGTATAAGCAGGAGACCTGCTATATGAATTGGCAACATGAATAGATGCCCGGGATAGGGCATTTTCAGAATTAATAGCGCTTCGAGCGACGGAATTCATGCTGTGGAAGGTGAATGGGAAGAAGCCCACAGAGTGCGTCTTGGTGGACAAGAAGGGTTGCAGGAGAGCAATTGGGGGGCCGACAGCTTCCAGGCAAGGCGAGAATGAAATTTTGGTTTCCGCGATCTCGGCTGCAGGCGGAGGGTACAGCAGCGGTAGGTCGGAGCATCGGCAAAACCACGGCTAGCCACTTTTTTTCCTTGGGGGAGGCCCAATACAGCAGCTCTTGATGGTTCCTTCAGACTCCatgagaaggaaaaaatcTTGCGAATTTTGAAGCAGGCCGCATCTCTGAAGTCATTGTACTACATCCGAATGCAATGCTGGAAAAATGAGCCGGTCATTGACAAATCGCCTGTCTGTGCTGCCATTATTTCGACGGATATACGCTACGACCACGAAATGTCCTTCCCAACCATCACGAACATTGTCCCAATCGGCGGCACGATGGAACGATTCAAATGCGGACAGACCTAAACGGGTGCAGGCACGGCCCAAAACCGAAAAGCTTCTAGACAGTGTTTTGAATAACTCATCAACGTCACGGGACCGGGCGACACCCAACACCATGAGTGACCTTTCACAAAGCATGGTGTTTGATATGCTAAACAACAAGTCCAATATTGACACGAGTGCGCTTTCTGGCCAGAAGTTCGAGCCCGCCCAACGCAGAGAAGATGCTCAAGAACCCTATCATTTCCACGTCTACTCCCACAAGCACAATACGCACATCACCTGTACAAAACCGAATCGCGAGCCTATCATCTCTATGTCATGTGGAAATATTGGCTATCGAAAATCTCGACGTGGAACCTTCGACTCGGCATACTCCCTCACAAAATACGTCTTGGAACGCCTTATTCATACTGGGTGGCCAATAAAAATTCAAAGATTGGAGTTGGTGCTGCGAGGGTTTGGCCAGGGCCGAGAGGCAGCTGTGAAGGTCTTGATGAGTCCGGAAGGCAAAGTTTTGCGGGAAAAGATTGTCCGAGTCGCGGATTCCACTCGCATCAAATTTGGTGGTACTAGAAGCGAGAAACCAAGACGACTGTAAGAATATCGCGGGTGGATTAGCTGACTCGAGACGAGAAACggggagggaggagggagaaTGTTAGGAATGCCACTACTGTACTATATAATTGTACAAGCGCTGTTTATATAAAAACTGTGTTAGACCTTGAGATACATCCTACCTAGCTTCCCCGCAAAAGAACGTAACAATCTCTTTCAGTGGAAAGATACCTTGGACCATGACAAATTATAAACTAATGTACCCCGGTGCCTTAAACGTCGATGCGATATATCACAGTACGCCAAGTGAAGGGCGTGACACACAGGCACGTTGGTAGGCCAAACATTTTTGCCTCACTGTAGAAAACAAAACCAGCACATGTGGTATCTTACTTTACCCGAAAACGCCGTGCCAAATGAACTTACACCAGAAATCATGCGACAGGTTGTAGCTACCGCGGGGCTCGCTCTGCTGCTGGAAGGCTTCGCCCAGAGGAATCCCGTACAACTCGTTTCCCTTTCCCGCTACCACCTCTCCGCCTCTCGTCCTCGCTATCCCACTCTACGCTAGCATCATCCCTTTCGGATAAGAAATGTGGCTCGGCCCGAGAAAGCATACGCGAAGACTCATCTGCAacgtcctcatcgtcatctaaTAGCTCGCCGTCCGCAGTTTCGTATTCGGGTGGTTCGATCCATTCTCGAGGTACTACGCAAGGTAGAGCAACGCCGATACTCGCGGCCCTGTTGAGCCAGGCAGGGCCAGCGTTGCCAGTCAATTTTTGACATAGGAACGACGTGAAGTGGTTGCAGTTCTTGGTCAGAAGGTTGTACGATGTGCCCAGAAACTCCTCGGACGCAGCGCGCAATGCAGTATCAATCTCATCCTGAGTGGCAAGGGTAAATCCCTGCAGTATTTCGCATCGAAACGTGCCGCCAGGGGGTTCGGTCTTGGGTTTGGTCCAGTAAACACCAGTTACACCGCGCttatcatggccaccatACGCATATTCTTTACCACAGATGACCACGCCGGAGTGAAGCAGCGACGCACCAATAGTCCAAAGAACCGATGAAAGTCTTCCTGGCTATTGACCAAAGATAACAATATTAGTAGTTGCAATACATAAACAACATGACGAAGTAGGTGAGGTGATTCATCGTCGGGGTAAGTACGAACTGGCAGCAGGTCGTAAACGTGGATTGTGACCTCGGTCTTTTGTAATGACAACGTCGATCTGTGTCTGCTCCCAGATTGGCCTGTGCTTTGTCGAGGCGTCGACATGTTATAGAAATGCAGTCGTCGGGCTTTGAAAGGTCAATGTGCCTTGCGAAAGACAATAGCGCCGCGAGAAGTTATTCTACTCCGAGTCACAGTCGATGCTCCGTGTTAAGTCGCACTCTTCGGCAGCATTAAATCCACTGAAACATAGGTGATAGAAACCAGCTCTTGATAGAGAAAAAGCACGAGTCAGAATGGCAGGAGGCAAGTCGCTCTTATGAGTGGAAATGGCGGAAGTGCTCACCACTTGAGCGACTTGGTGGCGGCCAACATGGAACAAAGAGCACAGTGCGGCGCCATGTGCGATTCGTAGCCGGGTCCGGAGACATGCTTGGTGTCAGCTCTCTTTGCATCTATGTACTTAGTATGTAGAGCAAGCTTGCGTGGCGGGTCCAACAGCATTTTGGAGAAATGTGTGGAGTACCCACCTACCAAGGGAAAAACACTCGCTCCGATTCCTGCCCCCAGCCCAGCTATCTGCTCCCACACACTTGAAGAGGGCGTGTGGTGGGGAGCTCTTCAAATTTCCTTCGTCGCAATTTTCCAacccgtcttcttcctcttccacTCCTCGCCTTTCCACTCCCCAATACGGGCGTCGTCTGTCTCCTTTTTCTTGAGCAGACGTCTATCCTTCTCCTTTCTTTCCCCCTCCGCTTAGAATTGACGGCAGAGGCTCCCTGCAGCCAGGTCGTTCACCACGACGCTCCTCATCacctttccctttccctttccctttcccttcccttcTCTTATACCAACTTTTCTCCCGCGCGCAGCCAGGCCTGCAgctcttggacaagctcCAATCGCCCGGCGCGTATCTATTATTATACCCTGTCGGTCTTTCGCCAAATCCAGAAACAAGATGCCTCCTAAGAAGGTTGTCCAGGAGGAGAAAATCCCCCTTGGCCGACCCGGAAATAACTTGAAGAGCGGAATTGTGAGAT
The Metarhizium brunneum chromosome 7, complete sequence genome window above contains:
- the RIBX gene encoding N-glycosidase R617, translating into MTQSSNTTDNPVYFWRDADTETGWLSQWYYCPFTDDKNPKIVYETAEHYMMYHKALLFNDQAVAAQVLAAGHPRNAKALGRQVQNFSDETWKKHRTAIVRQGNLLKFTAAVTEKGFRKGTGNNAPLIDGSLREMLLATGTRELVEASPSDKIWGIGCKAADAERRRAYWGLNLLGKALMEVRSLLREQTPQT
- the tim44 gene encoding Mitochondrial import inner membrane translocase subunit tim44, whose product is MNSVARSAINSENALSRASIHVANSYSRSPAYTRLASHLSQTSRLATWSANQKINTTNVVLSPLRSQFHPSNIRVVPIAISQRRQFHVTRRSLQDEKPGKDSAKSASAGAKESESETKPDEEQSKKSDEGDNGEQSQNKEDGKEKKEDMPPPPPHGDKTPWQVFMETMNTEFQASKEWNESTKQIGAAAHQFTESESVRRAREAYEKSTGAITSTTAKAVKSTAGAIGKGASWTWDTSVMKGVRKAANVTGDAVDKATKPIRDTEAYQNVKNVIDDGSSSRYGGWVEKEERRKRRAMMEQQNGASSQVMEEDPNAGTNITLHKDAAWKEAWRDFRDSNKFVQGIFTMKGRYEESENPLVSTARSITDRIGGFFAENETALVIKKFRSMDPAFQVEPFLQELREYILPEVLDAYVKGDTETLKLWLSAAQFSVYEALTKQYLQAGMKSDGRILDIRNVDILRARMLDPGEVPVFIITCRTQEVHVYRNAKSNELAAGMEDKVQLVTYAIGITRVPEDVNNPETRGWRLIEMQKSGREWH
- a CDS encoding mitochondrial 37S ribosomal protein uS11m, with protein sequence MSDLSQSMVFDMLNNKSNIDTSALSGQKFEPAQRREDAQEPYHFHVYSHKHNTHITCTKPNREPIISMSCGNIGYRKSRRGTFDSAYSLTKYVLERLIHTGWPIKIQRLELVLRGFGQGREAAVKVLMSPEGKVLREKIVRVADSTRIKFGGTRSEKPRRL
- the sdu1 gene encoding DeSI-like protein sdu1; the protein is MSTPRQSTGQSGSRHRSTLSLQKTEVTIHVYDLLPPGRLSSVLWTIGASLLHSGVVICGKEYAYGGHDKRGVTGVYWTKPKTEPPGGTFRCEILQGFTLATQDEIDTALRAASEEFLGTSYNLLTKNCNHFTSFLCQKLTGNAGPAWLNRAASIGVALPCVVPREWIEPPEYETADGELLDDDEDVADESSRMLSRAEPHFLSERDDASVEWDSEDERRRGGSGKGKRVVRDSSGRSLPAAERAPR